Genomic segment of Prochlorothrix hollandica PCC 9006 = CALU 1027:
AAGCCTAACCCAAACCGCAACTACAGCAATCCTAAATCAGTTGTAGCCATCTCGATGGCTGAAACCCTTGGGGTGGTGTGCGCCCAGAGGGCATACACACGACCCACTTAGGACTGCTGTCAGGGGCTAAACCGTCACCAAGGGTTGGGACACTTTACAGAGGCGCAGAGCTTGCCGTACCTCCTTCACCGTCGGGTAGCGGTGCTGCAAATCCGGCTGAAGTAGACAACTTAACGTCCGGGCCAAGGGCAGAGAAATGGAGGGAATGGCCTGGGCATAATAGGCGGAATCCTCCTGTTGGTAATGGTGGATACCCATGGGGTTCTTACCCGTCAACAGGTAAATCAAGGTGGCCCCCAGGGAATATAAATCGGACTGGGTTCGAGGCTGGCCCTCCTCCTGTTCCGGTGCCGTATAGCCCCCCGCCGTAATCCGGGTAGCCTGGGCAGAGGTCAGGGACTTGACCGCCCCAAAATCCACCACCACAATCCGTTGATCCCGGTGACGCAACACCAAGTTAGCCGGTTTAATATCCCGATGCAAAATCGGGGGGGATTGGCCATGGAGATATTCCAGCACATCACAAACTTGCAGCGCCCAATCAATCACCTGGGACGGAGCCATTACCCCCCATTGCCGCAAATAACGCTTCAAGTCCAACCCTTGGATCATTTCCATGACCAAGTAAAGCTGGTTATTTTCCTCAAAGAAATCTAAAAACTGGGGAATACTGGGGTGATGGAGCCGTTTTAGGGTGCTGGCCTCCCGTTCAAATAACTCCCGCGCCTTCTTCGACTTTGCCATCGTTTCATTCATCTGCTTCAGCACCACCAGACGCTGTTCCAACTCAAAGGCATAGGCTCCTCCCCCCTCGCTGCCCAAGGCTCCCTGTCGCCATGCCACGCAGGTTGATCCCATGCCGCCTCGGCTGAGGGGCTTCAAAATTTGGTAGCGGCCAATGGTGCTTAAAAAGCGCAGGGGTTGGCCGCAGTTCATGCAAAACAGATCCTGGGCTGTGCCGTGGAGATGCTCGCAGGCGCGATCAGGGTTCGGACCCCGGTGGCTCTGGGGCAATCCCTGGGACGATCGCCCCCAGGAACGAGGATGGCTCCCCCCCGGACTCCCCAGGGTCATTTCGGCCAAGGACGGCAGGGGCGATCGCCCTGCACCATCCCCCGACACCCCTAAGCTGGACGATCCTAACTGGAGGCGACGAACAGCGTCAGCATCCGGCACCAACAGGGGGGAGTGCTGATCCACCACCGCTAAGGCAAACCGGAACCGTGGACCCTTAGAAGCCAGTTGGATCAGATCCCCATCTAACAAAAAAGCCTGCTCTGTGCGGCTATGGTTGAGAAAGGTCCCATTCTTCCCCAAACTCTGGATCACCCAACGGGATCCGTCCGCCGTGGCCGATCGATCGCCGTCCCAATATTTGATTTCCACATGGTACCGAGACACCAGGGAATCCTTGATCACCACCTCATTGTCCATGGCTCGCCCGATGCGAATCCGCCGCTGGGTCGGGAAGTCCCACCACTTCAACGGTTCAAGGCTTGGAGTATCAAGAAAAGCCAGACTAACCACCGCCGCATCCCAAATCGTTATCGATCGACTTCACTAACCCAGAGGGTGATCCGGACTGATCTAAGCCCGTCTGGACTGGCCCAAAATAGCCTGAAATGGTCTAGGCTGGCCTAACAAAGCATTGAATCACTTAAACAGCCCTAAACAGCCCTAGGCTAATCCAAACTGAAGCTAGGCAGGTATCAGTGCAGCAGGTATGAGTTAATGGGACGGGCAAATCGCAATATTGCCCCGATCGGGCTAGGGCAATCTGCCATCACACCCAAGGCTAACCGTAACCGTCCCAGGCTCAGGTTTGTAGTAGCGACTTCAGTCGCTCAGGTTTGTAGTAGCGACTGAAGTCGCTCAAGTTTGTAGTAGCGACTTCAGTCGCTCAGGTTCGTAGTAGCGACTTCAGTCGCTCAGGTTTGTAGTAGCGACTTCAGTCGCTCAGGTTTGTAGCTTCCTGGAGGGGAACGACTGAAGTCGTTATTACGAACGTAACCGTGCCAGGTATTTAACGAAGATTGATCGTTTCAGACTGACATAGCTGAAACCTTTTAAACTCGTTCGCTACCAACCGCGATCGGAGTCTCTGGGACGGTTACGGCTAAACCGCCATGGGGTAAACCCCTTAAAGCATTAACGTCGCCATATTCGGCTTAACCTTAGCCCGGATCGCGATCGCCGTAATATTGTCATGGCCGTTGCACTCATTGGCCAACTCCATCAGTTCGATCATACCCTGATCTAAATTGGTGCGAGAACTCAGCAGCGGTTTGATGTGGGTTTCTGCGGACTCCTCCAACAGATCATTATCCGAGAGACCATCGGAACAGAGCAAAAAGAGGGTGTCCTCGTTCAGTTCCAAGCAGGTAATATCGGGATCTACGCAATTATTGTCTCTGGGTCCCAGGGCTTGGGTCAGTTGATAGGCATCAGGCATGGCATAGGCCACCTCCGGATCCACACCCCGCTGGATTTCCAATTGTCCCAGTTCATGATCCAAGGTCAACAGTTCCAGCCCCTTCTTGCGGGTATAGCGATAGATGCGGCTATCCCCCACATGGGCAATGGCCACATGGGTATTATGGAGCAGCAACATGACCAAGGTGGTGCCCATGCGACCACTGCCATAGCTGGAACTGTCCTGGTTGGCCCGATAGAGGTCTTGGTTGGCCCCCAAAATCGCCTCCCGAATCATGGCCTCGCTGGGCAGCTTATCCCAGGTGTGGGTCTCAAAAAATTGCTTAATAAAATTGGCCGCCTTAGCACTGGCCACTTCCCCTGCCGCATGGCCCCCCATCCCATCGCAGAGAACATAGAGACCGTGGGCTTGGAGGCTGCGCCCTTGGGGATTTTCAAGGCGCTTAATCAAGGTTTGAATCACAAACTCATCTTCGTTGTGATTGCGCTGCTGTCCCACATCGGTTTGACCCGCATCATCTAAGCTCACTAGTTGCATGGGCAGCACAACGGTGGGGGAGTCATCGCCATGGCTGGCACCCGCTTCTGATGCCATGAAGACGTTAACAGTGGCAGAATCTGGGGAGTTAAGGTCTGGAGTCATAGGTTCAGTTCAGAGTCACTCAGAGGGTATATCAAATCAAGCCACAATAGAGCATGGGCCTTAAGAGCAGCATCAGGCCACCGTCAGGATTTATCAAAAATTTGGGTAAAAACCCCGTCCTTCTACAGCAGTCCGAAATGGGTCGTGTGGTGTGCGCCCGGACGACGCACACCACACCAAGGGTTTCAGCCATCGAGATGCCTACAACTGATTTAGGGTTGCTGTAGCAGAGAAGCAAGAGGCAAAGCAAGAGGCAAAGCAAGAGGAGGGGCTAGGGGAAGACCACTAAAAGGGACGGAGACGGGTGACCTTAAGGGTAAATTCACCCCCAGCCCCTTCCCCAAAGGAACGAACTCGCACAATGTAGTCGCCCTGGGTGGTAATGCGAGTGAACAGGAGGGAGTTGGTGGTGCCATCGGGTCCATCGTCGTTTTCACCAATGGTCATTCCTCCTTGGCCCAATAACATCACCACCGTATCAAAGCTATCGGAGGTTAAGTCAATGGCGACTTGATCGCCTGTTTCGAGGGAAATGGCATAGTCCCGTGCGTAGCCCCCTTGGCCGGTGGGAATGTCAAGATCGCTCAAAACATCGGTAATTTCGTTGCTAGAAGGCAAGGAAATGGGGGTATAAAAACGGGATTGGGCCAGGGCATCAGGGATAGTTAGGGTCAATGATCCAGCCAGGGTGAGGGTAGCCGCCAGCGATCGCAACCAAGGGCGCACCAGCCGGGATAGGGATAAAGGGGTTAACGGAACAGTCATGGCAACGTCTCACTTTAAAATCATGGGGAGGGTTAGAATCCCTGGCGTTCAACGTCCCTGACGTTCAAGGGCTAAACACCTGAACCTGAACGGAGAACCCACACTATAAACCTTAGGGTTCAATGGGGGAAAATGGGTTGGGTCCCCCTGAAAATCATGGAAAATCTTAGGAAAGTTGCAGCGCTTCCGGCAGGCTACCCATCTATAAGCCTAGACAGGTGTTAAGCCTAGGCGGTTGCCGATCGCCGGTGCAGAAAACCTCCCTAGGGTTGCGTCCCCCCATACAAAGCATCAGGATAAACCACCGCTTCTTGATGGGTGAGCAGATGGCAGTCGCTACGGGCATAGGCAACACAGGTCACCGTAAACCCCTGTTGTCGTTCTGGTTCCTGGAGAAACCGCTGTTCCCGTTGATCCACCTCCCCGTAAACCACTTTGGCGAGGCAAACCGAACATTCCCCCTGAAGACAACCGGCGGGCAGTCGAATCCCTGCTGCGTCTGCCACGTCCAAAATATACTGATCATCGGGCACCGCCAGGGTGCGATCGAGGCTGCCGTCAGGGCTAGACAGGCGCACCTGATACACCGCCATGGTTAGTGACCTCCCGCCAGGGCATCCAGCACTTGTTGGGGAGCGATGTCTTCCACGTTGCCTGTGGCGGACTGGAGACCCACAAAACGATCGCTTTGGGGCAAATACCGTTCAATTTTGGCGGCTCCCAACAGGGCAATGGTAAAGGTTTGCACCGCCACCGCCAGTTGTAAGGTTTTCCCTTCCGTACACAGCACCAGGTTAGCTCCGGCAATGAGAGCTGCCAGTTTTGCCGGTTCTTCCGGTACGAGCACTTTATAAGTAACCCCTGCCTCCTGAAGCACCGAGGGCAGCGCGGTCATGTCCTCGTCTTCCGTTAAAACAATGGGCAGAGTGGGTTGCTGTTCCTGGATGTTTTTCAGCACCAGCTTCCAGTTCCGGTTGGGGTAGCGTTCCCCGGTGGCATCCACCAACAGATAGCCCCCACTGATGCCCAAGCGTTGTTGTTCCGCCTCGGCCCACTGGAGATCTTTGCGGGGAATCGTCAGGGTCGTTTCGGGACAGGGCTGGTTCACCCCCACCCCTTGCAGCAGGTCATGGTAGCGCTGGGCCAAATATTGGGCAGGCTTATCGAGAATGGCTTGGGTGAGAAAGGGGGTACCTTGCCCCGCAAATCCCAGGCGTTCAGGAATACCCGTGAGCCACAGCAGCAACCCCACGGCCCAACCCCCTTGGGCGGTAATGGCCAGTTCATACTCCTGTTCTCGGATAACCCCTAGGAGGTTGCTCCAGTCCGCAAGGCTGTTGCGATCGCTGAAGTTATAAGGAATTGCTTTGCGCACTGTGGAAGCGACGCGGTATGCGCCCACGGATGAGGGGTCGGTGACCACATCGATCGTGGCGTTAGGGTACAGGCGTTTGAGGGTCTCTAGGGTTGGGAAAAAGAGAATTTGATCGCTAATTCCGCCAGGGACAAGGGCCAATATATGCATGGTGAAGGATTACCTGTGTGCTCTAGGGCGGCGACAGCGCAGCCATCGGTTGCCACGCAACCTCCAAACCTGGGTCCAAGGGAACGTTTCGGGTATCAACTTAAGCCGGGACAGTGGGGCGCTGTGTCCCACTGTCCCGTTCATCTTGTCCCGCTTTCAGCGGTAAGCCGGAAAGTTTCCTCCAGAGCTGAGGCTGGGGGGTTGTTGTAGACAGGTCTATTAAACCGTTTTCAAATTGAGCTTGCAAGATAGAGAATAGGTCTACCTCCCCCTGGGTGGGAGATTTCAAAGCATTACTTAACAGCATTCCGGCAAGGATGATTCAAAACCACCATGACTAACTCGTTTCCCCCCGCCGTGAGCGATCGCATCTGTCGCCACATGAATCAGGATCACAGCGATGCGGTCGCCCGCTATGCCCAGACCTTTGGCCAAATCCCCGATGCTACGGCTGCCACGATGCTGAGCATTGATGCGGACGGGATGAATCTCCAGGTGCAAGTGGGGGAGGTGTCCCAACCCCTCCGGATTCCCTTTGACCATACCTTGGTGGATGCCAAAGATGCCCACCAGACCCTGGTGGCTATGCTCCAACAGATGGAGAGATAAACCGGCTGGGGGGATGGTGAAACCGTGTATCCACCTATTGCTCTAAACCCCGAAATCCTAATCTTGGCCCCCCGATGCCCCCAATCCTGGGGGGAACTGCAATCTTGTTCCCCTCCAAGGAGGGGCTAGGGGTGGGTTTAACCTGGCGATCGCAGCAGAGGATTAGAAATACGTCGAGTTATGGGTACACGGTAGGGATCTAGGGGGTAGGCGATCGCCGCCCTGCAAACAAATAGGTCATCATGTCCCCTTTCCCCTTGATGTGAACCTTGCCCCACTGTTCAAAGCGATACTTGTGCTGAAGGCGCTGATAGGTGGACTCCGTCACCTGGATCTTGCCCGGTAACCCCTGGGACTCCATGCGGCTGGCCACATTGACTGCATCCCCCCATAGGTCATAACTAAACTTGTGGAGACCAATCACCCCCGCCACCACGGTTCCCGTATTAATGCCAATGCGTAACCGCAAGGGTTTGTTGTCTTGCCGACGAAACCGACGGATTTCGTGGTTCATGGCGATGGCCATTTCCATAATCGCTTCGGCATGGTTCGGCTGGCAGGTAGGCACGCCCCCCGCCACCATATAGGCATCGCCAATGGTTTTAATTTTCTCTAGACCCAACTGGGCCGCAAGGCGATCGAAGCCGGAAAACACTTCACTCAGCAACCGCACCAACGTCAACGCCGGCAGGTGGCTGGCCAAGGTGGTGAAACCGACAATATCCGCAAATAAAATCGTGGCCTCTTCAAAACGCTGGGCTGGGTTCGTTTCCCCCTGTTTCAACTGTTCCGCAATGGCCTTCGGCAAAACATTGAGCAACAGCCGTTCCGACTTTTCCTGTTCCTCCCGCAATGCCTGCTCCGCCAGGGTACGCTCCCGCACCTCCGCCAACAACAGTTGGTTTTGTTGATGCAAATGCTGGGACTGTTGATTGAGGCGCTTTTGAAGCAAGGTCAGCAGGGTAGGACTGGAGACAGAGGTAGCCACAGTGGGCCAAGGGCGATGGCTGGACTGGAGCATTAAGCACTGCCGTTGGGTCCGCAGGCACTGGGTTACTTCCGCTGAACTGAGAGGTTCCAGCAGATAGGCCACTGCCCCCGCCTCAAAGACCAAGGTGCGGGCTTCTGGACTGCTATCTTCCCCTAAGATCACCACCGGAATCGATCGGGTGCGGGGATTAGCCTGCAACATTTCACACAACCGCACCCCACTCAGATCCCCACCAACACCCGCTAAGACCAACAGGTCTGGGGGATCAGTCTGCACCTGATCCAACGCTGCCCGCCCCCCGTCTAGTCGAGAAGGCTCGTAACCCTGGCTTAGGGCAGCTTCGGCCAATATCATCCAACTCACCGGAGTGAGATTCACCATCAAAACAGAGCAGGGGCAGGGAGTTTGGGTCACAATAGTCATCCATCCCTAGGCCAACGCCAAGGTCTTTAGCAAATAGACTCATCCCAACCGTCACCCGTCCCCCGATCGGAAAGTGTGTCTCTGGCATTGTGGACAAGTCTAATACTCTTGTTTCTAAATCGATGACCCTGAACCCGGATTTCCCTTGATATTACTGGGGCGTATTACTGGAGCATATTACTGGGGCGTATTACTGGGGCGATCGCCACTGCTGCCAGCGCTGCCCCAGCCAACCTCCCACACCGCTAACC
This window contains:
- a CDS encoding FHA domain-containing serine/threonine-protein kinase produces the protein MVSLAFLDTPSLEPLKWWDFPTQRRIRIGRAMDNEVVIKDSLVSRYHVEIKYWDGDRSATADGSRWVIQSLGKNGTFLNHSRTEQAFLLDGDLIQLASKGPRFRFALAVVDQHSPLLVPDADAVRRLQLGSSSLGVSGDGAGRSPLPSLAEMTLGSPGGSHPRSWGRSSQGLPQSHRGPNPDRACEHLHGTAQDLFCMNCGQPLRFLSTIGRYQILKPLSRGGMGSTCVAWRQGALGSEGGGAYAFELEQRLVVLKQMNETMAKSKKARELFEREASTLKRLHHPSIPQFLDFFEENNQLYLVMEMIQGLDLKRYLRQWGVMAPSQVIDWALQVCDVLEYLHGQSPPILHRDIKPANLVLRHRDQRIVVVDFGAVKSLTSAQATRITAGGYTAPEQEEGQPRTQSDLYSLGATLIYLLTGKNPMGIHHYQQEDSAYYAQAIPSISLPLARTLSCLLQPDLQHRYPTVKEVRQALRLCKVSQPLVTV
- a CDS encoding serine/threonine phosphatase; its protein translation is MTPDLNSPDSATVNVFMASEAGASHGDDSPTVVLPMQLVSLDDAGQTDVGQQRNHNEDEFVIQTLIKRLENPQGRSLQAHGLYVLCDGMGGHAAGEVASAKAANFIKQFFETHTWDKLPSEAMIREAILGANQDLYRANQDSSSYGSGRMGTTLVMLLLHNTHVAIAHVGDSRIYRYTRKKGLELLTLDHELGQLEIQRGVDPEVAYAMPDAYQLTQALGPRDNNCVDPDITCLELNEDTLFLLCSDGLSDNDLLEESAETHIKPLLSSRTNLDQGMIELMELANECNGHDNITAIAIRAKVKPNMATLML
- a CDS encoding pre-peptidase C-terminal domain-containing protein; its protein translation is MTVPLTPLSLSRLVRPWLRSLAATLTLAGSLTLTIPDALAQSRFYTPISLPSSNEITDVLSDLDIPTGQGGYARDYAISLETGDQVAIDLTSDSFDTVVMLLGQGGMTIGENDDGPDGTTNSLLFTRITTQGDYIVRVRSFGEGAGGEFTLKVTRLRPF
- a CDS encoding 2Fe-2S iron-sulfur cluster-binding protein, whose amino-acid sequence is MAVYQVRLSSPDGSLDRTLAVPDDQYILDVADAAGIRLPAGCLQGECSVCLAKVVYGEVDQREQRFLQEPERQQGFTVTCVAYARSDCHLLTHQEAVVYPDALYGGTQP
- a CDS encoding glycosyltransferase family 9 protein, whose product is MHILALVPGGISDQILFFPTLETLKRLYPNATIDVVTDPSSVGAYRVASTVRKAIPYNFSDRNSLADWSNLLGVIREQEYELAITAQGGWAVGLLLWLTGIPERLGFAGQGTPFLTQAILDKPAQYLAQRYHDLLQGVGVNQPCPETTLTIPRKDLQWAEAEQQRLGISGGYLLVDATGERYPNRNWKLVLKNIQEQQPTLPIVLTEDEDMTALPSVLQEAGVTYKVLVPEEPAKLAALIAGANLVLCTEGKTLQLAVAVQTFTIALLGAAKIERYLPQSDRFVGLQSATGNVEDIAPQQVLDALAGGH
- a CDS encoding DUF2470 domain-containing protein, with product MTNSFPPAVSDRICRHMNQDHSDAVARYAQTFGQIPDATAATMLSIDADGMNLQVQVGEVSQPLRIPFDHTLVDAKDAHQTLVAMLQQMER
- a CDS encoding adenylate/guanylate cyclase domain-containing protein, translating into MTIVTQTPCPCSVLMVNLTPVSWMILAEAALSQGYEPSRLDGGRAALDQVQTDPPDLLVLAGVGGDLSGVRLCEMLQANPRTRSIPVVILGEDSSPEARTLVFEAGAVAYLLEPLSSAEVTQCLRTQRQCLMLQSSHRPWPTVATSVSSPTLLTLLQKRLNQQSQHLHQQNQLLLAEVRERTLAEQALREEQEKSERLLLNVLPKAIAEQLKQGETNPAQRFEEATILFADIVGFTTLASHLPALTLVRLLSEVFSGFDRLAAQLGLEKIKTIGDAYMVAGGVPTCQPNHAEAIMEMAIAMNHEIRRFRRQDNKPLRLRIGINTGTVVAGVIGLHKFSYDLWGDAVNVASRMESQGLPGKIQVTESTYQRLQHKYRFEQWGKVHIKGKGDMMTYLFAGRRSPTP